CGCTGGCGCGGCAACGTCTCCGGGATCGTCTACGCCTCGCCGGTCGTCGCCGATATCGACGGCGACGAGGGTCGCGAAGTCGTCGTCGCCGGCCGGAGCGAGACGGTCGCCTTCGAGGCCGACGGAACCGTGCGCTGGCGGCGTGACGTGGGAGCGAACGACGCCGCGGCGGCGACCGTCGACGGCGAGTCGGTCGTGGTCGTCGCCGGTAACGACGGCGTGGTCGCACTCGACGGCGCGACCGGCGACCGCCGCTGGAATCGCTCGACCGAGGGGTCGCCCGCGATGGGCGCGCTCGCCGACGGCGACGGCGACGGCGACCCAGAGACCTACGTGAGCGAGGCGGGGAACGTCCTCCGGGCGCTCGACGCCGCCGACGGGAGCGAGGAGTGGCGGACGCGACTGGCGACGAGCGAGGGGTCGGTCACGCCGCCGGCGGTGCTCGGGGATCCGGACGGCGACGGCTCGCCGGAGGTCGTCGCCGTGACCAACGGCGGGACGGTGGCCGTCCTCGACCCGGCGACGGGTGCCGAACGGGCCGCCTACGAGCGCGACGTGTCGGTCTGGACCGGCGTGACCCCCGCGAACCTCACCGCCGCGCCCGGTGACGAGTTGCTGGTCCGCTACGGCGACGGTCGCGTCGTCGCGCTCGAACACGGGAGTCGAGTCGCGGAGGGGGCGTGACGGATCCGACTACCCAAGCGAGATATCGAGATACAGCATGACGACGACACCGACGATGGTCCCGAGCGTCGCGA
This DNA window, taken from Halosimplex litoreum, encodes the following:
- a CDS encoding outer membrane protein assembly factor BamB family protein encodes the protein MRTRTVAALALLVVTLSGVGAAALWTLPGGGGGLTEVWISDTARDNEFNHHGVGAADGVVVAPVTGLQSQDDLTRRSCSLNRLDSANGSVRWWVGVPPERCFSHALTKPAVADLDGDGALEVVAGTTENATVAVAASDGRELFRVPTTAYGYAQPTVADVAGDADPEVVASDISGDVFVASGDGTVRWRGNVSGIVYASPVVADIDGDEGREVVVAGRSETVAFEADGTVRWRRDVGANDAAAATVDGESVVVVAGNDGVVALDGATGDRRWNRSTEGSPAMGALADGDGDGDPETYVSEAGNVLRALDAADGSEEWRTRLATSEGSVTPPAVLGDPDGDGSPEVVAVTNGGTVAVLDPATGAERAAYERDVSVWTGVTPANLTAAPGDELLVRYGDGRVVALEHGSRVAEGA